The following are encoded in a window of Syntrophorhabdus sp. genomic DNA:
- a CDS encoding glutamine amidotransferase, which produces MSFLLHIIKVGSTHPAIAARFGDFESWIADGLRLATVEVRVVNAEAGAELPHPAKSAGIIVTGSHSMITDDPPWSLTVEKWIPSVIRAGIPLLGICYGHQLLARAAGGEAGYHPAGKEFGTVPVHLLPSCANDPLFASLPETFPVHATHSQSVLRLPPGAIRLAGNSHEPNHAFRLHNAWGVQFHPEYTADIMRSYITGDARDLEATGVNVTDLLAAVVETPHAARVLTNFARLIEARQER; this is translated from the coding sequence ATGTCATTCCTTCTCCACATCATAAAGGTCGGCAGCACCCATCCCGCCATAGCCGCCAGGTTCGGTGATTTTGAAAGTTGGATCGCAGACGGGCTGCGGCTGGCGACGGTGGAGGTCCGTGTCGTCAACGCCGAAGCTGGCGCCGAACTACCCCATCCGGCAAAGTCTGCCGGGATCATTGTCACAGGGTCTCATTCAATGATAACCGATGATCCCCCGTGGAGCCTGACAGTGGAGAAGTGGATACCCTCTGTCATCCGGGCCGGCATTCCCTTACTGGGGATCTGTTACGGTCACCAGCTTCTCGCCAGGGCCGCGGGCGGCGAGGCCGGCTATCATCCTGCCGGGAAGGAATTCGGCACTGTCCCCGTACACCTGCTTCCCTCCTGCGCCAACGATCCGCTGTTCGCGTCCCTTCCCGAGACCTTCCCCGTCCACGCCACCCATTCCCAGTCAGTCCTTCGCCTCCCCCCGGGGGCCATCCGGCTCGCGGGCAACTCGCATGAACCTAACCACGCCTTCAGGCTCCACAACGCCTGGGGAGTGCAGTTCCACCCGGAATATACGGCTGATATCATGAGATCATACATAACCGGGGACGCCCGGGACCTCGAAGCGACAGGCGTGAACGTGACGGACCTCTTGGCGGCAGTTGTCGAAACCCCTCATGCGGCCCGCGTCCTGACCAACTTCGCCCGCCTCATCGAAGCACGGCAAGAGCGGTAG
- a CDS encoding two pore domain potassium channel family protein, with protein sequence MARFFMAIINNDRSLCYIVLFFIAVSILFSGLYCVVLPFLEGVPAIGHSMPDAGRNVPITYLDCYYFSATTQTTVGYGDIVAVSRLGKVCSLAQCVFGYFYLAFSAAVFACRGIMRSRKFEVLLQAYRRDVKGLNEHIANN encoded by the coding sequence ATGGCGAGATTTTTCATGGCCATTATTAACAACGACAGGAGCCTGTGCTATATCGTATTGTTCTTCATAGCGGTCTCCATTCTGTTTTCCGGTCTGTACTGCGTGGTGCTGCCGTTCCTTGAAGGGGTCCCGGCCATCGGGCACAGCATGCCGGACGCGGGACGCAATGTTCCCATAACGTACCTTGACTGCTACTATTTCAGCGCGACGACGCAGACCACCGTGGGCTACGGGGACATAGTGGCCGTCTCCAGGTTGGGGAAGGTGTGCTCCCTGGCGCAGTGCGTCTTCGGGTACTTCTATCTTGCCTTCTCGGCGGCCGTATTCGCCTGCAGAGGCATCATGAGGTCCCGGAAGTTCGAGGTCTTGCTACAGGCCTACAGAAGAGATGTAAAAGGGCTGAACGAGCACATTGCGAACAACTAG
- a CDS encoding sodium:proton exchanger codes for MRLACRVAVLSASFVLFSKPLLASGDGGGGLVTSVGIAIIAATVMSFLGHMMRQPLLLAYIAAGVLIGPNIGLGLVTDASDIETISHIGLILLLFLIGLEIDIKKLKESGRSLVVTGLFQFILCVLLGLGFFYLLGFTVGGGRYDLVYLAACCALSSTAIVVKLLYGKFEIDTLAGRITLGVLVFQDIWAIILLGIQPNLANPEILMILFSFLKGGVLVVFAFLLSKYLLPRLFRKVSKTPELVLVASLGWCFFICGLAGYLGLSLEMGALIAGISISTFPYNLDVMARVINIRDFFVTLFFVALGMQIPNPMGSPGVLATAGIASAFLIVSRFLAVYPVLYSLRNGNRVSLLTSINLSQISEFSLVITALGMRAGHIGQDVMSLVIFVFVITSVVSTYMINYSDALQKALGFVLGRVGFRDIGFHEEEEREEAGREIMILGFHRNASSLISEIVEADGGVLSEDTKNRIMVVDFNPEVHSSLRSLGIKVVYGDVGHLDTLHHAGLEKARLVISTVPDSILVGTDNLTFIRHIRRMNPGARIIVTAESVQRALKMYAEGADYVFMPRILTARHLVTMMGEILSADPARLEEIARDETEALARRHEIVG; via the coding sequence GTGAGGCTGGCATGCCGCGTGGCCGTGCTGTCGGCTTCTTTCGTTCTCTTTTCGAAGCCCCTTTTGGCCTCCGGTGATGGCGGCGGCGGTCTTGTCACCAGTGTCGGCATAGCCATAATCGCCGCGACCGTAATGTCCTTCCTGGGCCACATGATGCGCCAGCCCCTTCTGCTCGCTTACATAGCCGCCGGCGTTCTGATCGGTCCCAACATCGGTCTAGGACTGGTCACCGACGCAAGCGATATCGAGACCATATCCCACATCGGCCTCATCCTGCTCCTTTTCCTCATAGGGCTTGAGATCGACATCAAGAAGCTGAAGGAGTCGGGCAGGTCTCTCGTTGTCACGGGTCTCTTTCAGTTCATCCTGTGCGTTCTGCTTGGACTCGGCTTCTTCTATCTTCTTGGTTTTACCGTCGGTGGCGGGAGATATGACCTCGTCTACCTTGCCGCGTGCTGTGCCCTGAGCAGCACGGCCATCGTCGTGAAGCTGCTGTACGGAAAGTTCGAGATAGACACCCTGGCGGGAAGGATCACGCTGGGCGTCCTCGTATTCCAGGACATCTGGGCCATCATCCTCCTCGGCATCCAGCCCAACCTCGCCAACCCAGAGATCCTCATGATCCTCTTCTCCTTTCTCAAAGGGGGCGTACTTGTCGTTTTTGCCTTTCTGCTCAGCAAGTATCTTCTTCCGCGCCTGTTCAGGAAGGTATCCAAGACCCCCGAGCTTGTCCTCGTGGCGTCCCTGGGCTGGTGTTTCTTCATATGCGGTCTTGCCGGGTATCTGGGTCTGTCCCTGGAAATGGGCGCCCTCATAGCGGGCATATCGATCTCGACATTTCCCTACAACCTCGATGTAATGGCGAGGGTCATCAACATCAGGGATTTCTTCGTGACCCTCTTCTTCGTCGCCCTGGGGATGCAGATACCGAACCCCATGGGGAGCCCCGGGGTTCTGGCAACAGCGGGCATAGCATCGGCGTTCCTGATCGTTTCGCGGTTCCTGGCCGTCTACCCCGTCCTGTATTCTCTCAGGAACGGGAACAGGGTCAGTCTTCTCACGTCCATCAACCTTTCACAGATCAGCGAGTTCTCCCTGGTCATAACCGCTCTGGGAATGAGGGCCGGCCATATCGGACAGGATGTCATGTCACTGGTCATCTTCGTCTTTGTCATAACCTCCGTTGTCTCGACCTACATGATCAACTACAGCGACGCCCTGCAGAAAGCCCTCGGTTTCGTCCTCGGCAGGGTGGGCTTCAGAGACATCGGTTTTCATGAAGAGGAAGAGCGGGAAGAGGCCGGCCGGGAGATAATGATACTGGGATTTCACCGGAACGCCAGTTCGCTGATAAGCGAGATCGTGGAGGCCGATGGCGGGGTGCTCTCCGAAGACACGAAGAACAGGATCATGGTCGTCGATTTCAACCCCGAGGTGCACTCGTCCCTCCGATCGCTCGGCATCAAGGTTGTATACGGTGACGTGGGCCACCTCGATACCCTCCATCACGCTGGTCTGGAGAAGGCAAGGCTTGTCATCTCGACGGTGCCGGACAGCATTCTCGTCGGTACGGACAACCTCACCTTCATCCGTCATATCAGGAGAATGAATCCCGGGGCACGGATCATCGTTACCGCGGAAAGCGTCCAGAGGGCGCTCAAGATGTACGCTGAAGGGGCGGATTATGTCTTCATGCCGAGGATACTCACGGCACGGCATCTTGTGACGATGATGGGGGAGATCCTGTCGGCCGATCCGGCACGTCTCGAGGAGATAGCCCGGGACGAGACGGAGGCGCTCGCCCGCCGCCATGAGATAGTCGGCTAG